In the genome of Corticium candelabrum chromosome 18, ooCorCand1.1, whole genome shotgun sequence, the window gtctatgtgtgtgtgtgtgtgcacgtgtgcatgtgcgtatgtgtgtgtgcatgtgtgtgtgtgtgtgtgtgcatgtgtgtgtgtgtgtgtgtgcgtgtgtgtgtgtgtgtgtgtgtgtgtgtgtgtgtgatgtgtgtgtgtgtgtgtgtgcgtgtgtgtgtgatgtgtgcgtgtgtctatgtgtgtgtgtgtgcacgtgtgcatgtgcgtatgtgtgtgtgcatgtgtgtgtgtgtgtgtgtgtgtgtgtgtgtgtgtgtgtgtgtgtgtgtgtgtgtgtgtgtgtgtgtgtgtgtgatgtgtgtgtgtgtgtgatgtgtgtgtgtgtgtgtgtgtgtgtgtgtgtgtgtgtgtgtgtgtgtgtgtgatgtgtgcgtgtgtgtatgtgtgtgtgtgtgtgtgtgtgtgtgtgtgtgtgtgtgtgtgtgtgtgtgatgtgtgtgtgtgtgtgtgtgtgtgtgtgtgtgcatgtgtgtgtatgtgtgtgtgtgtgtgtgtgtgcacgtgtgcatgtgcgtatgtgtgtgtgcatgtgtgtgtgtgtgtgtgtgtgtgtgtgtgtgtgtgtgtgtgtgtgtgtgtgtgtgtgtgatgtgtgtgtgtgtgatgtgtgtgtgtgtgtgtgtatgtgtgtgtgtgtgatgtgtgtgtgtgtgatgtgtgtgtgtgtgtgtgtgtgtgtgtgtgtgtgtgtgtgtgtgtgtgatgtgtgtgtgtgtgtgtgtgtgtgtgtgtgtgtgtgtgtgtgtgtgtgtgatgtgtgcgtgtgtgtatgtgtgtgtgtgtgcacgtgtgcatgtgcgtatgtgtgtgtgcatgtgtgtgtgtgtgtgtgtgtgtgtgtgtgtgtgtgtgtgtgtgtgtgtgtgtgtgtgtgatgtgtgcgtgtgtgtatgtgtgtgtgtgtgtgtgcacgtgtgcatgtgcgtatgtgtgtgtgcatgtgtgtgtgtgtgtgtgtgtgtgtgtgtgtgtgtgtgtgtgtgtgtgtgtgtgtgtgtgtgtgtgtgtgtgatgtgtgtgtgtgtgtgtgtgtgatgtgtgcgtgtgtgtatgtgtgtgtgcgtgcatgtgcgtatgtgtgtgtgtgtgtgtgtgtgtgtgtgtgtgtgtgtgtgtgtgtgtgatgtgtgcgtgtgtgtatgtgtgtgtgtgtgtgtgtatgtgtgtgtgtgtgtgtgtgtgtgtgtgtgtgtgtgtgtgtgtacgtacatgtgtgcgtgtgtgtgtgtgtgtgtgcctttatgtctatttgtttctatctgtttgtctatatgtttgtctatctgtggcTGCTTTCTTGTTATGTGCATGTCATTTTATGTGTTGTCACACTGCGTTTCTCATGTGGGTGTTGTTGCAGGCAACTCGTGGCCTTGAATACGTCATCGAGAAGATGAACGATACTCAGCCAACTGCAACTATGAAGGCATTTCCTAATATCAAAATTGAACCTCAACTAGCATGATAAGACAACCAAATAGTTTATAGTAATTAAGACATAGCAACTATAGAGTAGGGCTGATTAAgatatcccggatgtaataTTGGCAGTGTCCCGTATATCTTAAGTCCCACGTGGTCTGCGAGGTGTCGCAACCGGACAGATTCACCGACCTAGAGTGTGCGCAAAGTCGTCTTTTCGTATTTTCTTACTAATGGCTGAAGCTCAAAGTGATTCCTCAGACGAGGAGCCGACAATAGCAGAAGACATCGTCGTCACCAAGTACAAATTGGCGGGAGAAATGGCCAACAGTAAGACAACATGCAGAGCTAACGGATGCATACCTTAGATACTTTGGGAAATCGTTTTGGGACTCGCTGACGGGATGACGTGTGGGTTGGGGACGTTGCTACatgatgtcacgtgactctaGGGGTGCTACAATGTTTGCTAAAGGAGGCGACCGCTGGGAAGCCTGTTCTGTCTCTGTGCGAGCGTGGAGATGCATTGATAGCCGAAGAGACCGGAAAAGTATTCAAAAAAGAGAAGGAAATGAAGAAAGGTAGTCTAAGTTACTCATTAATATAAATGCATTATTGTATCTTTACCCCTGGAAACATGGGTGTATGCAATagatgctgttgctgttagGTGTTGCGTTTCCTACTTGTATCTCCATCAACAACTGCGTGTGTCATTTCTCGCCGCTGAGAACGGATCCGGAGGTCGTATTAGTAGATGGAGACGTCGTTAAGATgtatgtgttgttgtgtgGATAGTGAGTGTTACGTAGCTGTTGATATTATATGCATTGGTTTGTTAGAGATCTCGGCGTTCACATTGATGGCTTTATTGCTGCCGTAGCTCACACTGTTGTGGTCGGTATGTCGCCTGTAAGTATCGATTGTCTTCATTAACTCAAGGCGCGCATGTGCTAGAGTTATAGTAATATTGCTGTAGACCGATGACTCAACGACTCAACACACCTCCTGCACATGTGCTCATTAAATTGTTATATGCACAGGGTTTCCCACAGACACCTCTACCAGCCGACTcagtattttattaatatcaacacaacTTTGCTAAATATCTAACGTAATGCAATAATATTATGTATAATGACGTAATGCAATATGTGTCATTCCCTGCGGGTTACCACCCTTGTGATCAGGAATGTAGCTTTACTGGACTTTTGGAAAGCTGACTTCTTGTGATCTTCTACACCTCCTTGGCTCCCAGCTTCAAACGTGCTATACCGTCAATGGATGGTGTGACTTCTTTGTTTTACTACCTCGTATGTGGTCGCAACTTCGACAGTATGTACCAGCAGAACATTACCATTTTGCCATTGCTATGGGCTTTCTTTTTCAACCAATGACGATTTGGTGCCTATTGATCGAATACAGAACTTGGCTTTGTAGCTACCTTTGTTTGCAATGGCTTCTGTGGTTCCCGTTCGCTTTCATCCGATTCACTGTCTGTGTACTCTGCTATGGGTATGGTCGCTTCGAATGGAATACATCAAAATCTACTCTCTCAACTTACGGACAAAGCGGGAGTTGTCAATTTGAGCTATTGcatatgcgcatgcgtcaatAGCCCCTTTGCCAAATGTAATACAGAAACAAGTAGAGACAAGACTGTACTGCTAGGAAAGTGGGTCGGCAGCGATTTCGACAGCCGACTAACATTCTCCACAGCCAACTTTGAGACAGCTGGATGGCTCTGCGGGAAACCCTGTATGCAGTGAGTTTTCTAAGATTTGTTTTCGCATTTTGAGACACACTTTCGTTTCTTTGGATGCAGACTTGAGAGACCGGGACTCAAGCAATTGCAAACTGCGCTTGCTTGCAATGACGGTTGATCGTAGTTTGCAGGCTGGTGCTTACATAGTGTGGATATCCGGGCTGATTTACTGTGAGGGATAGGCCTATCTCAAAGCTTTACCTCACATGTGTGATAACCTACTAACCTAACGAAAGAGCCTGGCACAAGAAACAAGTGGCATCATACAGTAGGGGCCTGGCTGGGCCCTGGCTTCCTTAATTATTAGTGGGTGTCACTCATTGGACAGTTTACAAGGCTttatacagtagaacctcactAATTTGAACAGCCCCATGCCAAGCTTTACTTGCATTAGTGAAGTTTGGATTACAAAACGCACGGTTGCAGATGGTCGTCAATTTTGGAGCCAAATTTGGTTGTTGCTGCCCAGTACCTGGAGCCCAGAGCTGCTGGCGCCAAAGCCCTTGGACACTCGAGGCTTGCTGCGCAGTAGGGTCAGCTCTGGTCACAATTCTTGTACTGGCAGGACCCAGAGTCCAGACTCTGACATGCATATGGCATTGACAGACTGGAGTCCAGCACAGGGAcacattaaatttttagtttctTCTGGAGCCAAAGGATCCGTGTCTGGAGCCAAGTTTAGCTCCATTCCCCCCGGGTAACAACACCCCTGAAATGTATAGCCTTGGATGTCAGACCTCACCTTGGACACCCAGATCACTGGTGCATTTATGTATGCCTCCATATGTCATTATGGTAAATGacacagctgcaacaactacatGCTTCTAAATACTGTGAAAGTCAGGATTTAAATGTCAGATATGCGCATATGGTGAAGTCTAAATAATTGCTTCAAGCGGCGGCAACCCAAATCAGGCTGCATTGGAGTTTATATTAAGATCTGGGTACACGAGGCAGGGCGCTCAAGGTAATTCGGATTAGGGTGGTTCTACTGTACCTTAAAGAGGCATGGCTAATAGCTGAATGGGCGGGGCTAATTGCGTAAGATGGAGGGTGCTAGTCAAAGTGTCTTTAGAAAATGCCTGGCATGAGTTCGGTGATTCtgaatgttgtgtgtgtactactGTGTGTttttcctgtttgtttgtctggttctGTATTTGTTAGTGgcctgtttgtgtttttgtctctgtttgtctattttgtctgtttgtttctctgtctgttgatttgtctgcctgcgtgtctgtctgtctatttgtctgtctgtctctctatttatctgtttgtttgtctgtctgtctatttgtctgtatgtttctctgtctgtctgtctgtttgtttgtttctgtttgtttgtctgcctgtgtgtctgtctatttgtctgtctgtctgtctgtctatttgtctgtctatttgtctgtctgtctgtctgtctatttttctacttgtctgttttttcCCTTTGTGATTTCTGTAGTACTCATGATTTTGCAAATTTGTCTGCAGGAAATGAAGGTTGAGGGTAGAAAAGCTGATTGCATAATGGCTGCATATCTTGCGTCTGAACTGGCACTTCGGTTAGTGAAGCCAGGAGAAGAGGTATGTGGACAATATAGGTCAACAGTTTATTGTTTATAGAAATTGTCTTTTTAGAATTCAACTGTAACAGATGCTATTCAGAGAGTAGCAGAGTCGTTTCAGTGCAAACCAGTTGAGGGTATTTTACGATgctatgtctgtctgctgtctgtctgtctgtctgtttgtttgtctgtgtgtctgtatgtgtctgtttgtctgtctgtctgtctgtctgtgtctgtttgtttgtctgtctgtctgtatgtttgtttgtctgtcttttttatttgtctgtctgtctatctgtctgtttgtctgtctgtctgttgtctgtctgtttatctgtctgtctgtcaatacatatattttcacacatcatcgctattacagtctaagacaattagagtgtctgtctgtgtgtttgtctgttttttttgtttgtctgtctgtgtgtctgtctatttgtgtatctgtctgtgtgtctgtctatttgtttatctgtttgtctgtttttttgtctgtctgtctgtttgtttgtctttctgtttgtctgtgtgtctgtgtgtgtctgtctttctgtatgtctgtctgtttgtgtgtttgtctgtctgtctgtttgtctgtctgtctgtctatctgtctgttctactgtttgtctacatgcttgtctattctgtctgtttactatCATCTCCTGTCATGCAACAGGAATGTTGTCTCATCAACTGACACGTCACGTCATCGATGGTGAGAAAAGCATTATTCAAAATCCAACTGAACTCCAACGGTTACCACACACTTCACCACCTGggacacaaacattgaactaacATACACTCTGTCTCTAGCAAAGAACACAAAACGTGCACTTTTGCTGTTCACGAAGTCTACGCTGTCGACGTTCTTGTGAGCTCAGGAGATGGACGAGTCAGTCAATCaaattgtctttgttgtcttgatgtacaattaattatctaatttttaaattaattaattaaaattgtaaaAAATTTGATGTACAATTAAtccaatttatttgtttaattaattgattaattaagtaacataAAATTGTTTGTTGGCTTTATGTACAATTAGTTATCTAATTTGTttgttctaattaattaattaaaattatgaattgttttggtgttttgatgtacaattaattatctaatatatttggttttattaattaaaattgtttattgtttcatgtataattaattatctaatttatttggtttaattaattaattttaaataataaaattttgttggttgtatgtcgtgctcaaccagatcagtctggtttgtaaggtctattacaagtaccggaagcaaaccctgcttcagaagtacttagaccatcacggctgtctagaaagaagacatgactttacgaaggatccgagtagataccagaagcactgttttctgtaagtgctgcaggttgtgatgacctggaataatgtccagccaccgtgcaatacctgcatgcactgtgcccaaagctgccaagaccaccggaaccaccagtgttcgacaatgccacatgcggcttatctccactcgcaagtcgctgtactttgccaacttctcagcatgtttcttgccaatgttgccatcagcaggacagctgatatcaataagaagacaagtgtttgtcttcctatttctgagacagatgtctgaacgattggctttgatcttcttggcagtggggatggtggtatcccacatcatagtaatgtcatctgtctccacaagcctatcaggatgatgccggtaccatctgtacaattaattatctaatttatttggtttaattaattaattaaatcataaaATTGTTTTAGTGCTTTGATgtacaattaattatctaatttATGTggtttaattattaattaattaaattaaatcatAAAGAAACTTTTGTTGGTTTAATGTACAAATAAATTTTTGAAAgtattttgtttaattaattaatgtataaaaAGTTATTGTGTTATTTTGGTAGTCACGGCAACTGGATGCTCGTACGACCGTTTTCAAGAAAACCGAAGGACAGTATAGCTTGAAGATGAAGGCATCGCGAGGTTAATTGATTGGTGGTGTgttgtttgatgttgatgGTATGGAATAGGGgattgtgtgttgtagtgttttATAGTGAAGTGGCTAACAAGTTCACAACATTGCCCTTTACTTTACGGTTAGTTGGATATGGAAATTAGATGCAAATATAGAGACATAAGAAACAGGAAAATGGCAAGAAATGcaactgacagatagacgtagagagatggatggatggatggacggacggacaggtaggcagacggatggacagagacagacagacagacaggcagacggatggacagagacagacagacaggcggacagacagatggacagacagacaggcggatggacagagacagacagacaggcggatggacagagacagacagacaggcggacagactgattgacagacagacaggtgaatgcatggatggatggacagagacagacagagagacagacagacagacaggcggatggatggacagagacagacagacagacaaacaggcggacggatggacagagacagacaggcagacaggtggatggatggagacagacaggtggacagatggacagagacagacggacagacaggtggatggatggacagaggcagacagacggacaggcggacggatggacagagacagacagatagacagacaggcagacgggtggatggatggatggacggagacagacagttggacagatggacagagacagacagacagacaggcggatggatggacggagacagacagttggacggatggacagaaagacagacagacagacagacaaggaacaaacagacaaacatacctAGACCAACAAAGATGGTAATCAGACTTAGAGAAGAATGATCAGCAGATGTGACCAGAGAGACACAGTAGCTAGTCATACTGGCAACAGAGACGATACACCAACTAATAACCTTAAGAGATTGATTTGTTTAGAGCATTTGATGACGAGAGAAAGGCTCGTATGGGTGTAGTCGAATGCTCTAAGCACGGACTTATGGAGCCTTTCAATGTTCTCTACGAGAAGGATGGTGCGCAGCTCTTTCTACATTCTCGTTTTGTATTTAATTCAAGTTGTTGTATTAGGAGAGTTTGTCGCACAGTTCAAGTTCACTGTGCTGTTGATGCCGAATGGGCCAATGAGGATTACACAAGGTCCGTTTAAT includes:
- the LOC134194294 gene encoding proliferation-associated protein 2G4-like, with the translated sequence MAEAQSDSSDEEPTIAEDIVVTKYKLAGEMANRVLQCLLKEATAGKPVLSLCERGDALIAEETGKVFKKEKEMKKGVAFPTCISINNCVCHFSPLRTDPEVVLVDGDVVKIDLGVHIDGFIAAVAHTVVVGMSPEMKVEGRKADCIMAAYLASELALRLVKPGEENSTVTDAIQRVAESFQCKPVEGMLSHQLTRHVIDGEKSIIQNPTELQRKEHKTCTFAVHEVYAVDVLVSSGDGRSRQLDARTTVFKKTEGQYSLKMKASRVFYSEVANKFTTLPFTLRAFDDERKARMGVVECSKHGLMEPFNVLYEKDGEFVAQFKFTVLLMPNGPMRITQGPFNSNEVLSQYGVEDEELKSLLATSANKKAQKKKKKKKAAKAADAAAADAAAADVAATTEAANDADVVHADDS